A part of Ignavibacteriales bacterium genomic DNA contains:
- a CDS encoding DUF58 domain-containing protein: METKELLKQVRQIEIRTKGLVNQVFSGEYHSVFKGRGMEFSEVREYQYGDDIRNIDWNVTARFGHPFVKIFEEERELTVVLCVDMSGSLNYGTLEKTKQRVAAELSAILAFSALKNNDKVGLLLFTDKIEKFVAPRKGNKHVLRIVREVLSFEPQAKRTNIKAALEYLNNAVKKRAIVFLLSDYFDTGYDKILRTVGKRHDLIGVVIDDRTESAIPSIGLVKLKDAETGDDRWVDTSDKNFKLQLLRKRIEHDKQRKSLFNSSGLDSIEVQAGQNYIKPLVKFFRMREKRW; encoded by the coding sequence TTGGAAACAAAAGAATTATTAAAACAAGTCCGCCAAATAGAAATCAGAACCAAAGGACTTGTTAATCAAGTTTTTTCGGGTGAATATCATTCTGTTTTCAAAGGCAGGGGAATGGAATTCTCCGAGGTTCGCGAATACCAATACGGCGATGATATCCGGAATATTGATTGGAATGTAACTGCTCGATTTGGTCATCCGTTCGTAAAGATTTTTGAAGAGGAAAGGGAACTGACTGTAGTTTTGTGTGTTGATATGAGCGGCTCATTAAACTATGGGACACTTGAAAAAACCAAACAGCGTGTTGCTGCCGAACTCAGTGCAATTCTTGCATTTTCCGCATTGAAGAATAATGACAAAGTTGGTTTGCTGCTTTTTACCGATAAAATTGAGAAATTTGTTGCACCACGAAAAGGTAATAAACACGTACTTCGAATAGTTCGCGAAGTACTTTCATTTGAACCACAAGCTAAACGCACCAACATCAAAGCTGCATTAGAGTATTTGAATAATGCCGTAAAAAAAAGGGCAATAGTTTTTTTGCTTTCGGATTATTTTGATACCGGATATGATAAAATTCTTCGCACTGTTGGAAAGAGGCATGATCTAATCGGGGTAGTGATAGATGATCGTACCGAAAGTGCTATCCCTTCCATAGGTCTTGTTAAATTAAAAGATGCTGAAACCGGAGATGATAGGTGGGTGGATACTTCGGATAAAAATTTCAAGCTGCAGCTTTTAAGAAAAAGAATTGAGCACGATAAGCAGAGAAAATCACTTTTTAATTCTAGCGGACTTGATTCCATTGAAGTGCAGGCAGGGCAAAATTATATTAAACCGCTTGTTAAGTTTTTCAGAATGAGAGAGAAAAGATGGTAA
- a CDS encoding MoxR family ATPase has protein sequence MDISALNEKIKNESAFIDLLINEIGKTIVGQKAMVERLIVGVLGNGHILLEGVPGLAKTLAIKTLAAAMKAKFQRIQFTPDLLPADLVGTQIYNQKEGNFLIKKGPLFANFILADEINRAPAKVQSALLEAMQERQVTIGESTFKLDEPFLVLATQNPIEQEGTYPLPEAQVDRFMLKVKISYPNRDEELKIMKQNVDADEIKIQPVISTQDILNARKLIHEIYLDEKIEKYILDIVFATRNPKEFGLDKLSDLIAYGASPRATINLALGAKAIAFIRRRGYVIPEDVRAICHDVLRHRIAVTYEAEAEEITSESIIEEILNKVEVP, from the coding sequence GTGGATATTTCTGCTTTAAATGAAAAAATAAAAAACGAAAGTGCATTCATAGATTTATTAATCAATGAAATAGGCAAAACGATCGTTGGACAAAAAGCCATGGTGGAGCGATTAATTGTTGGCGTGCTTGGCAACGGACATATTTTGCTTGAAGGAGTCCCGGGATTAGCAAAAACACTTGCGATAAAAACTCTCGCCGCAGCGATGAAAGCAAAATTTCAGAGAATACAATTCACACCGGACTTGCTGCCGGCTGATTTGGTTGGTACTCAAATTTACAATCAGAAGGAAGGTAATTTTCTAATTAAAAAAGGTCCGCTGTTTGCAAATTTCATTTTGGCAGATGAAATAAACCGTGCCCCCGCCAAGGTTCAAAGTGCTTTACTCGAAGCTATGCAGGAACGTCAGGTGACAATCGGCGAGAGCACTTTCAAACTTGATGAACCCTTCCTTGTTCTTGCAACGCAAAACCCTATCGAGCAGGAGGGAACATATCCACTTCCCGAAGCGCAGGTTGATCGTTTTATGTTGAAGGTTAAAATCAGCTATCCAAATAGGGACGAAGAACTAAAAATTATGAAACAAAATGTGGATGCTGATGAAATAAAAATTCAGCCCGTCATTTCAACGCAGGATATTTTAAATGCACGAAAATTAATTCACGAAATTTATCTTGACGAAAAAATTGAAAAGTACATTCTTGATATTGTTTTTGCCACAAGAAATCCAAAAGAATTTGGCCTGGATAAACTTTCTGATTTAATTGCTTATGGAGCTTCACCGAGAGCCACAATCAATCTGGCTCTTGGTGCAAAAGCAATTGCATTTATCCGCAGGAGGGGCTACGTAATTCCCGAAGATGTACGCGCTATTTGTCATGACGTTCTGCGCCATAGAATTGCGGTTACTTACGAAGCTGAAGCCGAAGAAATTACTTCAGAGTCCATCATTGAGGAAATCTTAAACAAAGTTGAAGTGCCGTAA
- a CDS encoding class I SAM-dependent rRNA methyltransferase gives MADKVFLKKNEDKRILSGHLWVFSNEILKLEGEPSNGDLVQVYNFRDELIGTGFYNKNSLIAVRMISFSLIDDFAALFRQRIISANSLRKTFYPQRDSYRMVFSESDFLPGLIIDKYNQTFVLQVYSFGMQKNISTIVQILKEEFSAENIFSKNENYFRQLEGLEETNEIYLGNFPIEIINDGTVNYKINFEQSQKTGFYFDQSDNRFFIEQLTRGKKVLDCFCNSGGFGLHAAKSGAASVTFVDSSANEITTAKKNFELNKFESGTEFITEDVFDYLERISNQEKFDVVMIDPPAFAKNKKSIAAAKKGYEKLNRLALNCTKPNGWLVTSSCSHHLNEADFFSVIQNASQKAVRQVQLIHFNGASFDHPRLISMPETSYLKFAVFKVVD, from the coding sequence ATGGCGGACAAAGTTTTTCTAAAAAAAAATGAGGATAAACGGATACTCTCCGGGCATCTTTGGGTGTTTAGCAATGAAATATTAAAGCTCGAAGGCGAGCCTTCAAACGGTGATTTAGTTCAGGTTTACAACTTTCGTGATGAATTAATTGGAACAGGATTTTACAACAAAAATTCCTTAATTGCTGTCAGGATGATCTCCTTCAGTTTGATTGATGATTTTGCAGCACTTTTTCGACAGAGAATTATTTCCGCAAATTCTCTTCGGAAAACTTTTTATCCACAAAGAGATTCTTATAGAATGGTTTTTAGTGAGAGCGACTTTCTACCGGGTTTAATTATAGATAAATACAATCAGACTTTTGTTCTTCAGGTTTATTCGTTTGGTATGCAAAAAAATATCTCAACAATTGTTCAAATATTAAAGGAAGAGTTTTCTGCCGAAAATATTTTTTCGAAGAATGAAAATTATTTCCGTCAGCTCGAAGGTTTGGAGGAAACCAATGAAATATATTTGGGTAATTTTCCAATCGAAATAATTAATGATGGGACAGTTAATTATAAAATAAATTTTGAGCAATCTCAAAAAACTGGCTTTTATTTTGATCAATCGGATAATAGATTTTTTATCGAGCAGTTGACAAGAGGTAAAAAGGTTTTAGATTGTTTTTGTAATTCAGGAGGATTTGGACTTCACGCAGCAAAGTCAGGAGCTGCATCTGTAACTTTTGTAGATTCATCGGCTAATGAAATTACTACAGCTAAAAAGAATTTTGAATTAAACAAGTTTGAATCAGGGACAGAATTTATTACTGAAGATGTGTTTGATTACCTGGAAAGAATTTCCAATCAGGAGAAGTTTGATGTTGTTATGATTGACCCGCCGGCATTTGCAAAAAATAAAAAAAGTATTGCCGCCGCAAAAAAAGGGTATGAAAAATTAAATAGACTCGCCTTGAATTGTACGAAGCCAAATGGATGGTTAGTTACTTCGTCATGCTCGCATCATTTAAACGAGGCAGATTTTTTTTCAGTCATTCAAAATGCTTCACAAAAAGCCGTGCGTCAGGTTCAGCTTATACATTTTAATGGCGCTTCATTTGATCATCCAAGATTAATTTCGATGCCTGAGACTTCTTATCTTAAATTTGCGGTTTTCAAAGTAGTTGATTAA
- a CDS encoding HAD family hydrolase codes for MKNFDGIIFDVDGTLTSTNELIFAAFNFIAAKYLNKTFTNQDIMNLFGPPEDVILKELCGDNFESAQKDYYQFYSDNHHLAFIYPGIIDILEYLKSKNVFLSVYTGKGRRAALITLDKLNISKYFDMIVTGDDVENHKPHPEGILVFLDKFNLKRERVLMIGDAPSDIKAAKSAGVKVASVLWDPYVKKELNLALKSDYIFHDVDELKLFLIKNID; via the coding sequence ATGAAAAATTTTGACGGAATTATTTTTGATGTTGATGGTACTCTAACTTCAACCAACGAATTGATATTTGCGGCGTTCAATTTTATCGCCGCTAAATATTTAAACAAAACTTTTACAAATCAAGATATAATGAATCTGTTTGGTCCTCCGGAAGATGTAATTCTAAAAGAACTATGCGGTGATAATTTTGAATCTGCACAAAAAGATTATTACCAATTTTATTCAGACAACCATCATCTTGCATTCATCTATCCGGGAATTATTGATATACTTGAATACCTCAAATCAAAAAATGTTTTTCTATCGGTGTACACCGGCAAAGGCAGAAGAGCCGCATTGATTACATTGGACAAACTAAATATTTCAAAGTATTTCGATATGATCGTTACAGGTGATGATGTTGAAAACCACAAACCCCATCCCGAGGGAATTTTAGTTTTCTTAGATAAGTTTAATCTTAAAAGAGAGAGAGTATTAATGATAGGAGATGCTCCTTCGGATATTAAAGCTGCTAAAAGCGCAGGAGTAAAAGTCGCTTCGGTTTTATGGGATCCGTATGTTAAAAAAGAATTGAATTTAGCTTTGAAAAGCGATTATATTTTTCACGATGTTGATGAATTAAAACTATTCTTAATTAAAAATATAGATTGA
- a CDS encoding DUF481 domain-containing protein, with protein MINKIEFVLLIFFLFFAQTHAQVNTEKFRKDADTLGFSGNADLEIDFRTGNVDFQRVGLGGRLNYNFGNDYTFLVFKGEYGWQSGEEFSNEALVHLRNVCSLWKGIQVETFLQSDFNKSRLLLNRYLAGGGLRFKIFTSDNFKFRIGTAYFYEFEKYDLPENSLHGVRTFTHRSSSYVTSNISFNNNLNFTTITYFQPAIGRWEDYRIISENSLAISISKYFDIYIDANLRYDNRPPDHIKPFDTDSKIGVSLKF; from the coding sequence ATGATAAATAAAATTGAGTTTGTGCTGTTAATATTCTTTTTATTTTTTGCTCAAACTCACGCACAGGTGAACACTGAAAAATTCAGGAAAGACGCTGATACTTTAGGCTTTTCCGGTAACGCAGATTTAGAAATTGACTTCAGAACCGGTAATGTTGATTTCCAGAGAGTTGGGCTTGGCGGTAGATTAAATTACAATTTCGGTAATGATTATACTTTCCTTGTTTTTAAAGGTGAATATGGCTGGCAAAGCGGGGAGGAATTTTCAAATGAAGCTTTAGTGCATTTGAGAAATGTTTGCTCGCTTTGGAAAGGAATTCAAGTAGAAACATTTTTGCAGAGTGATTTTAATAAATCGAGGCTGCTGCTCAACCGGTATCTTGCGGGAGGGGGATTAAGATTCAAAATTTTTACTTCAGATAATTTTAAGTTTCGAATCGGCACAGCGTATTTTTATGAATTTGAAAAATATGATCTCCCGGAAAATTCTCTGCATGGAGTAAGAACATTTACTCATAGATCAAGTTCATACGTTACTTCAAATATCAGTTTCAATAACAACTTGAACTTTACTACAATCACATATTTTCAGCCTGCAATTGGGAGGTGGGAAGACTACAGAATAATATCTGAAAATTCTTTGGCGATAAGCATAAGTAAATATTTTGATATTTATATTGATGCTAATTTAAGATATGATAACCGTCCACCCGACCATATAAAACCGTTCGATACAGATTCAAAGATCGGTGTTAGTCTAAAATTTTAG
- a CDS encoding TonB-dependent receptor: protein MVSFVGYKTFEQSIQLDGKDKTIEVILEEESTEMGTVIVSAGSFEASDENKAVILRPLDIVSTGSDADIYSTLETLPGAQQIGETEGLFVRGGSASETKTIIDEMIVQNPFFSSIPDLPSRGRFSPFLFKGTIFSTGGYSAQYGQALSSVLVLKTEDLLKQTLSAISLMALGFGGSHTQLWENSSLSAEAGYYNLDPYFKLQPQRTDWIKAPESFAGSMNFRYKTSATGMLKAFTSYSSGDLSLYTPNLDNLTEKDLFRMKDGNFFFNTNYREILGDDWTIFSGYSFSNDYNKINLTNDYIEQGQILNTGKVTLSKKIFTGAFLTFGSEVQNIIYDNSFNEFNKRLNELYIAGYVESDISITKDIAARVGVRGEHSKLINEFNFAPRISLAYKLGKYDQLNFAYGQFYQTPAKDFLLQTTDLNYEQADHYILNYQYIGEKTTFRIEAYYKDYDQLTKGTIFTYPYFNLPFTSFTNAGKGYAKGIDVFWKDNQLFDFGYYWISYSYLDTKREYLNYPTLATPPFATPHTFSFVFKYWLQDITTFVGVTYSFATGRPYFNPNNPEFLGDRAKNYHNLSLNFSYITSIFDNFTVVFFSVDNLIGYNNVFGYRYSTDGTIKSPVVAPALRTAFIGMFISIGQINPY from the coding sequence GTGGTAAGTTTTGTTGGATATAAAACGTTTGAACAATCCATCCAGCTTGACGGAAAAGATAAAACAATTGAGGTGATACTTGAAGAAGAATCAACCGAGATGGGGACAGTGATCGTTTCTGCAGGTTCATTTGAAGCGAGCGACGAAAACAAAGCAGTAATTCTTCGTCCGCTTGATATTGTCAGCACAGGATCAGATGCGGATATTTACTCCACCCTTGAAACATTACCCGGCGCTCAGCAGATCGGTGAAACTGAAGGACTATTTGTACGCGGCGGATCAGCTTCCGAAACTAAAACTATAATTGATGAAATGATCGTGCAGAACCCATTTTTCTCAAGCATTCCCGATCTTCCTTCACGAGGCAGATTTTCCCCCTTCCTGTTTAAGGGAACAATATTCAGCACGGGGGGTTACTCTGCACAATACGGTCAGGCACTTTCTTCTGTCCTTGTTTTAAAAACTGAAGACCTGCTGAAGCAAACACTTTCTGCAATCAGTTTAATGGCATTGGGATTTGGCGGTTCGCATACACAACTCTGGGAAAATTCTTCCCTTTCTGCTGAAGCAGGTTATTATAACCTTGATCCCTATTTCAAACTCCAACCTCAGAGAACTGACTGGATAAAAGCTCCTGAAAGTTTTGCAGGCTCAATGAATTTCAGGTACAAAACTTCTGCTACCGGAATGCTCAAGGCTTTTACATCATATAGCAGCGGTGATCTTTCACTTTATACTCCTAATCTTGACAATCTAACTGAAAAAGATTTATTCAGAATGAAGGATGGTAATTTTTTCTTCAACACTAATTACCGCGAAATACTTGGAGATGACTGGACAATCTTCAGCGGCTATTCTTTCAGCAATGATTATAATAAAATAAACCTTACAAATGATTACATCGAGCAGGGTCAGATACTTAATACAGGGAAAGTTACTCTTTCAAAAAAAATATTCACCGGTGCGTTTCTCACTTTCGGTTCTGAAGTTCAGAATATTATTTACGACAACAGCTTCAATGAATTCAATAAAAGACTTAACGAACTGTATATCGCAGGTTATGTTGAATCAGACATATCAATTACAAAAGATATTGCTGCAAGGGTTGGGGTACGAGGCGAGCATTCAAAATTAATCAATGAATTTAATTTCGCCCCCCGTATTTCTCTGGCTTATAAACTTGGCAAATATGATCAGCTTAATTTTGCTTACGGACAATTTTACCAGACTCCCGCGAAGGATTTTCTATTACAGACGACTGATTTAAATTATGAGCAGGCAGATCATTACATTTTGAATTATCAGTACATCGGTGAGAAAACAACTTTCAGGATCGAAGCATATTACAAGGATTATGATCAGCTTACAAAAGGGACAATCTTTACTTACCCTTATTTTAATTTACCATTCACATCGTTTACAAATGCTGGCAAAGGCTATGCAAAAGGAATTGATGTATTCTGGAAAGACAACCAGCTTTTTGATTTCGGATATTATTGGATTTCTTATTCATATCTCGATACGAAACGGGAATACTTAAATTATCCGACTCTTGCTACTCCCCCGTTTGCAACGCCGCATACTTTTTCTTTCGTATTTAAATACTGGCTGCAAGATATTACTACATTTGTTGGTGTGACTTATAGCTTTGCTACCGGCAGACCATATTTCAATCCCAATAACCCGGAGTTTCTTGGTGATCGTGCAAAAAATTATCACAATCTTAGTTTAAATTTCAGTTACATCACAAGTATCTTTGATAATTTTACGGTAGTGTTTTTTTCAGTTGATAACCTGATCGGCTACAATAATGTTTTTGGATACAGGTATTCAACTGATGGAACGATTAAAAGTCCTGTGGTAGCGCCTGCACTCAGGACAGCGTTTATCGGTATGTTTATTTCAATTGGTCAGATTAATCCATATTAA
- a CDS encoding outer membrane beta-barrel protein, whose translation MFTSTLNFLIALSCFSILISCSQAFAGDPSDTTKWYAGAFGGYVSGKLNSDDPTHESSTGDYNDDSPMFGIFVGYQDQFDSDWMWGAELVIPLYMEKGTAVDKQYFPDLVTYEASYRYAVYLTGKWGYTLGEAMPYLFGSVGFVNVDGKTLNVDLNEQYSPGFEQSAAATHFVWQLGGGFDYNISKDLFIGARVGAFIGERADHTMPWNEPDLICSGMMPYCFNLISGTDLDYKKNFTSVFFHWSSINYK comes from the coding sequence ATGTTCACAAGCACATTGAATTTCCTGATTGCTCTTAGCTGCTTTTCTATTCTCATTTCCTGTTCACAAGCTTTTGCAGGTGATCCATCCGACACAACTAAATGGTATGCCGGCGCATTTGGCGGTTATGTTTCAGGCAAACTAAACTCTGACGATCCGACTCATGAATCATCAACCGGCGACTACAATGATGATAGCCCAATGTTTGGAATCTTCGTTGGTTATCAGGATCAATTCGATAGCGATTGGATGTGGGGCGCCGAGTTAGTCATTCCACTTTATATGGAAAAAGGAACTGCAGTTGATAAACAGTATTTCCCTGACCTTGTAACGTATGAGGCAAGCTACCGTTACGCAGTATATTTAACAGGTAAATGGGGATACACGCTTGGCGAAGCAATGCCATATTTGTTTGGCAGTGTCGGCTTTGTGAATGTTGACGGCAAAACATTAAACGTAGATCTAAATGAGCAGTACTCACCCGGTTTTGAACAGAGCGCAGCCGCAACTCATTTTGTCTGGCAGCTTGGAGGGGGTTTTGACTATAATATCAGCAAAGACTTATTTATAGGCGCAAGGGTAGGTGCATTCATAGGTGAGCGGGCTGATCACACAATGCCGTGGAATGAGCCGGACCTAATATGTTCGGGTATGATGCCTTACTGCTTCAATTTAATATCGGGTACAGATTTGGATTATAAGAAGAATTTTACAAGTGTATTTTTCCATTGGAGTTCGATAAATTATAAATGA
- a CDS encoding DUF1801 domain-containing protein has product MAENKTKPTSESADTFLNKIQDTQKRKDCFEIMKLMQAVTKEKPVMWGSAIIGFGSYHYVYESGREGDFLFIGFAPRKQNMSIYLTGGLKAVQPELSKLGKYKIGGGCLYIKSLSDVNTTILKKIFAKAFKEAKHITGCKV; this is encoded by the coding sequence ATGGCAGAAAATAAAACCAAACCAACAAGCGAGAGTGCAGATACTTTTCTGAATAAAATTCAGGATACACAAAAACGAAAAGACTGTTTTGAGATTATGAAGTTGATGCAGGCTGTTACCAAAGAAAAACCTGTTATGTGGGGAAGTGCAATCATCGGGTTCGGGTCATATCATTATGTTTATGAAAGCGGAAGGGAGGGAGACTTTTTATTCATCGGTTTCGCACCAAGAAAACAAAACATGAGCATTTATTTAACCGGCGGACTTAAGGCTGTTCAACCGGAGCTTTCCAAACTTGGTAAATACAAAATTGGAGGTGGGTGCCTCTATATCAAATCTCTCAGCGATGTGAACACCACAATTCTAAAGAAAATCTTTGCAAAAGCTTTTAAGGAAGCGAAGCATATCACAGGATGTAAGGTTTAA
- a CDS encoding carbohydrate binding domain-containing protein, whose translation MKILQIITAFFLFLTINDCTENSIISSNGYRVYGTIFFGGKVAPNTSVSIDKSSNLISVTDSLGYFEINNVSNGNHELTASKSLENGQFTERTIALTVNGDTETGSLQLPKGVQLYDPQNVTSNSLQLIWSATDATDFREYKIYSHNSSGLDETTGLLIHVSTAFDDTVFNVSGLNPFTEYFFRVYVMNDFGRLGGSNIVSATTENMQVLNNGNFELLNSLTGYPLFWNAQTTTLGYYFVDSTIVQDGNYSIRIENSPGVNYYYQLVNPANIISNETYRLTYWIKHDSLGSESEFAIFLNTVEFTWQVQANTIHGAKPASDWTEYQYEFTAPNVTTSNYSVGFYFYLGGDRKAWLDNISLEKMN comes from the coding sequence ATGAAAATTTTACAAATTATAACAGCCTTTTTTTTATTCTTAACTATCAATGATTGTACTGAAAATTCGATAATTTCATCAAATGGTTACAGAGTATATGGGACTATATTCTTTGGAGGTAAAGTAGCTCCAAACACTAGTGTGAGTATTGATAAATCATCAAACTTAATAAGCGTAACAGATAGTCTTGGTTATTTCGAAATAAATAATGTCAGTAATGGAAATCACGAACTTACAGCTTCAAAGAGTCTTGAAAATGGACAATTCACAGAAAGAACTATCGCATTAACAGTAAATGGAGATACCGAAACTGGTAGTTTACAACTCCCAAAAGGTGTTCAATTATATGATCCTCAAAATGTGACTTCAAATTCACTTCAATTAATTTGGTCTGCGACTGATGCAACAGATTTTAGAGAATATAAAATTTATAGTCATAACAGTTCTGGGCTAGATGAAACAACAGGTTTACTTATCCATGTTTCAACCGCTTTTGATGATACTGTATTTAATGTATCCGGACTAAATCCATTTACAGAGTATTTTTTTAGGGTTTATGTTATGAATGATTTTGGCAGATTGGGGGGAAGCAATATAGTATCTGCAACAACCGAAAATATGCAAGTATTAAATAATGGTAATTTTGAACTCCTCAATTCACTGACAGGATATCCATTATTCTGGAATGCTCAGACTACTACGCTTGGGTATTATTTTGTCGATAGCACAATTGTCCAGGATGGAAATTACTCAATAAGGATTGAAAATTCACCAGGAGTAAATTACTATTACCAACTGGTTAATCCAGCTAATATAATATCAAATGAAACATATAGACTCACTTATTGGATAAAACACGATTCACTCGGCAGCGAAAGTGAGTTTGCAATTTTCCTTAATACCGTTGAATTCACTTGGCAAGTTCAAGCCAATACTATTCATGGAGCAAAACCTGCTTCGGATTGGACAGAGTATCAATATGAATTCACGGCACCCAATGTTACAACATCAAACTATAGTGTTGGCTTCTATTTTTATCTTGGTGGAGATAGAAAAGCATGGCTTGATAATATTAGTCTTGAAAAAATGAATTAA
- a CDS encoding phage integrase N-terminal SAM-like domain-containing protein: MGHRLKLLEHINTGMRAKHYSERTAEAYIGWIKRFIFSNNKRREITNR; encoded by the coding sequence ATGGGACACAGACTGAAATTACTTGAACATATCAATACCGGGATGAGGGCGAAACATTACAGTGAGAGAACCGCGGAAGCTTATATCGGCTGGATAAAGAGATTTATTTTTTCCAATAACAAACGAAGAGAGATAACAAATAGATGA